In Mycobacterium tuberculosis H37Rv, a single window of DNA contains:
- the lipJ gene encoding lignin peroxidase LipJ, which yields MAQAPHIHRTRYAKCGDMDIAYQVLGDGPTDLLVLPGPFVPIDSIDDEPSLYRFHRRLASFSRVIRLDHRGVGLSSRLAAITTLGPKFWAQDAIAVMDAVGCEQATIFAPSFHAMNGLVLAADYPERVRSLIVVNGSARPLWAPDYPVGAQVRRADPFLTVALEPDAVERGFDVLSIVAPTVAGDDVFRAWWDLAGNRAGPPSIARAVSKVIAEADVRDVLGHIEAPTLILHRVGSTYIPVGHGRYLAEHIAGSRLVELPGTDTLYWVGDTGPMLDEIEEFITGVRGGADAERMLATIMFTDIVGSTQHAAALGDDRWRDLLDNHDTIVCHEIQRFGGREVNTAGDGFVATFTSPSAAIACADDIVDAVAALGIEVRIGIHAGEVEVRDASHGTDVAGVAVHIGARVCALAGPSEVLVSSTVRDIVAGSRHRFAERGEQELKGVPGRWRLCVLMRDDATRTR from the coding sequence GTGGCGCAGGCTCCCCACATTCACAGGACCCGCTACGCAAAATGCGGCGACATGGATATCGCCTACCAGGTGCTGGGTGACGGTCCGACGGATCTGCTGGTGTTGCCGGGGCCGTTCGTGCCGATCGACTCGATCGACGACGAGCCATCGCTGTACCGTTTCCATCGCCGTCTTGCGTCATTCAGCAGGGTGATCCGCCTCGACCATCGTGGGGTCGGCCTGTCGTCACGGCTCGCCGCGATAACCACGCTGGGGCCGAAGTTCTGGGCCCAGGACGCGATCGCGGTGATGGACGCGGTCGGATGCGAGCAGGCGACAATTTTCGCGCCCAGTTTCCACGCCATGAACGGACTTGTTCTCGCCGCCGACTACCCCGAGCGGGTGCGCAGCCTGATCGTCGTCAACGGCTCGGCGCGCCCACTATGGGCGCCCGACTACCCGGTAGGCGCCCAGGTTCGTCGAGCTGACCCGTTCCTGACGGTGGCGCTGGAACCGGATGCCGTCGAGCGGGGCTTCGACGTGCTGAGCATCGTGGCTCCTACCGTGGCCGGAGATGACGTGTTTCGAGCCTGGTGGGATCTCGCCGGCAACCGTGCCGGACCGCCGAGCATTGCCCGTGCCGTTTCAAAGGTCATAGCCGAGGCCGACGTACGAGATGTCTTGGGACACATCGAGGCTCCAACACTGATCTTGCACCGTGTCGGATCGACGTACATCCCGGTGGGACATGGTCGCTACCTCGCCGAGCACATCGCTGGATCCCGCTTGGTCGAACTACCCGGCACCGATACCCTGTACTGGGTTGGCGACACCGGGCCGATGCTCGATGAAATCGAGGAATTCATCACCGGCGTGCGCGGCGGCGCTGACGCCGAGCGCATGCTTGCCACCATCATGTTTACCGACATCGTCGGCTCGACCCAGCACGCCGCCGCGCTCGGCGACGACCGATGGCGCGACCTGTTGGACAACCACGACACCATCGTGTGCCACGAAATCCAGCGGTTCGGCGGTCGCGAAGTGAACACGGCCGGTGACGGTTTCGTCGCGACGTTCACCAGTCCGAGTGCCGCGATCGCGTGCGCGGACGACATCGTCGACGCGGTCGCCGCGCTGGGTATTGAGGTCCGGATCGGTATTCATGCGGGCGAGGTCGAGGTGCGCGATGCCTCGCACGGTACCGACGTCGCCGGCGTGGCCGTGCATATCGGTGCGCGCGTCTGCGCGCTGGCCGGACCCAGTGAGGTGCTGGTGTCCTCGACCGTGCGAGACATCGTCGCCGGATCACGGCACCGGTTCGCCGAGCGTGGTGAGCAGGAACTCAAGGGCGTACCGGGCAGATGGCGGCTATGCGTGCTCATGCGCGACGACGCCACCCGCACGCGCTAA
- the aao gene encoding D-amino acid oxidase: MAIGEQQVIVIGAGVSGLTSAICLAEAGWPVRVWAAALPQQTTSAVAGAVWGPRPKEPVAKVRGWIEQSLHVFRDLAKDPATGVRMTPALSVGDRIETGAMPPGLELIPDVRPADPADVPGGFRAGFHATLPMIDMPQYLDCLTQRLAATGCEIETRPLRSLAEAAEAAPIVINCAGLGARELAGDATVWPRFGQHVVLTNPGLEQLFIERTGGSEWICYFAHPQRVVCGGISIPGRWDPTPEPEITERILQRCRRIQPRLAEAAVIETITGLRPDRPSVRVEAEPIGRALCIHNYGHGGDGVTLSWGCAREVVNLVGGG; the protein is encoded by the coding sequence GTGGCAATAGGTGAGCAACAGGTCATCGTGATTGGGGCCGGCGTCAGCGGACTGACGTCGGCCATATGCCTGGCCGAGGCGGGGTGGCCGGTGCGGGTATGGGCGGCCGCATTGCCGCAGCAAACGACATCGGCGGTGGCGGGTGCGGTCTGGGGGCCGCGGCCGAAGGAACCCGTTGCCAAGGTACGCGGGTGGATCGAACAGTCATTGCACGTGTTTCGCGACTTGGCCAAGGATCCCGCCACCGGCGTGCGCATGACGCCGGCGCTGAGTGTCGGCGATCGTATCGAGACCGGTGCGATGCCGCCCGGGTTGGAGCTGATCCCCGACGTGCGGCCGGCTGACCCGGCCGACGTGCCCGGGGGCTTCCGTGCTGGGTTTCATGCCACCTTGCCGATGATCGATATGCCCCAGTACCTCGACTGTCTGACCCAGCGATTGGCGGCGACTGGCTGTGAAATCGAAACGCGCCCGCTACGGTCGCTGGCCGAGGCCGCTGAGGCGGCGCCCATAGTGATCAACTGTGCTGGTCTGGGCGCTCGGGAACTGGCCGGCGACGCCACGGTCTGGCCGCGGTTCGGCCAGCACGTCGTCCTCACCAATCCAGGTCTAGAGCAACTGTTTATCGAGCGCACCGGCGGCTCGGAATGGATCTGCTACTTTGCCCACCCGCAGCGTGTAGTCTGCGGCGGCATCAGTATCCCTGGCAGGTGGGACCCCACCCCAGAGCCGGAGATAACCGAGCGGATCCTGCAACGGTGTCGCCGCATACAACCACGGCTTGCCGAGGCGGCAGTGATTGAGACGATTACCGGGCTGCGTCCTGATCGGCCGTCCGTGCGGGTGGAAGCTGAACCGATCGGGCGAGCGCTGTGCATCCACAACTATGGCCACGGAGGTGACGGCGTGACCCTGTCATGGGGTTGTGCGCGGGAGGTGGTCAATCTTGTCGGCGGCGGTTAA
- a CDS encoding membrane protein, with the protein MVPFLMRAAVTGFALWVVTLFVPGMRFAGGDTTLQRVAIIFVVAVIFGLVNAFIKPIVQILSIPLYILTLGLFHVVVNASMLWLTAWITEHTTHWGLQIDHFWWTAIWAAILLSIVSWILSLLARDFRRVTRAH; encoded by the coding sequence ATGGTGCCTTTTCTGATGCGCGCCGCAGTGACCGGATTCGCATTATGGGTGGTGACTCTTTTCGTCCCGGGCATGCGGTTTGCGGGCGGCGACACAACGCTGCAGCGGGTCGCCATCATCTTCGTCGTCGCGGTGATCTTCGGTCTGGTCAACGCGTTCATCAAGCCCATCGTGCAGATCTTGTCGATCCCGTTGTACATCCTGACTCTCGGTCTTTTCCATGTAGTCGTTAACGCGTCGATGCTGTGGCTTACCGCGTGGATCACTGAGCACACCACCCACTGGGGACTGCAGATCGACCACTTCTGGTGGACCGCGATCTGGGCGGCGATCTTGTTGTCGATCGTCAGCTGGATCCTGTCGCTGTTGGCTCGTGACTTTCGACGTGTCACTCGCGCACACTAG
- the nanT gene encoding sialic acid-transport integral membrane protein NanT, translating to MAAPRLTGDQRNAFMASFLGWTMDAFDYFLVVLVYADIATTFHHTKTDVAFLTTATLAMRPVGALLFGLWADRVGRRVPLMVDVSFYSVIGFLCAFAPNFTVLVILRLLYGIGMGGEWGLGAALSMEKVPAERRGVFSGLLQEGYAFGYLLASVAALVVMNWLGLSWRWLFGLSIIPALISLIIRYRVKESEVWEAAQDRMRLTKTRIRDVLGNPAIVRRFVYLVLLMTAFNWMSHGTQDVYPTFLTATTDHGAGLSSLTARWIVVIYNIGAIIGGLAFGTLSQRFSRRYTIVFCAALGLPIVPLFAYSRTAAMLCLGSFLMQVFVQGAWGVIPAHLTEMSPDAIRGVYPGVTYQLGNLLAAFNLPIQERLAESHGYPFALAATIVPVLLVVAVLTAIGKDATGIRFGTTETAFLVRHRNRH from the coding sequence GTGGCAGCACCGCGGTTGACCGGCGACCAGCGAAACGCTTTTATGGCATCTTTCTTGGGTTGGACGATGGATGCGTTCGATTACTTTCTCGTGGTGCTGGTCTATGCCGACATCGCAACGACCTTCCACCACACCAAGACCGACGTCGCGTTTCTCACCACCGCCACCCTGGCCATGCGCCCCGTGGGTGCGTTGCTGTTCGGGCTATGGGCCGACCGGGTGGGCCGGCGGGTCCCGCTGATGGTCGACGTGTCGTTCTATTCGGTGATCGGATTTCTGTGCGCATTCGCACCCAACTTCACCGTGCTGGTGATCCTGCGACTGCTCTACGGCATTGGCATGGGCGGAGAGTGGGGGCTGGGTGCCGCGCTGTCCATGGAGAAGGTTCCAGCCGAGCGGCGTGGCGTCTTCTCCGGGCTGCTGCAGGAGGGCTACGCGTTCGGCTATCTGCTGGCCAGTGTGGCAGCGCTGGTGGTGATGAACTGGCTAGGGCTGTCGTGGCGGTGGTTGTTCGGCCTAAGCATCATCCCGGCTCTGATCAGCTTGATCATCCGGTACCGGGTAAAGGAATCCGAAGTCTGGGAAGCCGCGCAGGACCGCATGCGGCTCACCAAGACCCGAATCCGCGATGTCCTGGGTAACCCCGCAATTGTGCGCCGGTTTGTCTACCTAGTGCTGTTGATGACCGCCTTCAACTGGATGAGCCACGGCACCCAGGATGTCTACCCGACCTTCCTGACCGCGACTACCGATCATGGTGCCGGTTTGTCCAGCCTGACCGCCAGGTGGATAGTGGTGATCTACAACATCGGCGCCATCATCGGCGGTCTGGCGTTCGGCACGTTGTCCCAGCGGTTCAGCCGCCGTTACACCATCGTTTTCTGTGCGGCGCTGGGACTGCCGATCGTGCCGCTGTTCGCTTACTCGCGCACTGCGGCGATGTTGTGCCTGGGTTCGTTTTTGATGCAAGTCTTCGTACAGGGTGCCTGGGGTGTGATCCCCGCGCATCTGACCGAGATGTCGCCAGACGCTATCCGGGGCGTCTACCCCGGCGTAACCTACCAGCTCGGTAATCTGCTGGCGGCGTTCAACCTTCCTATTCAAGAGCGTCTGGCCGAATCCCATGGCTACCCCTTCGCCTTGGCCGCGACGATCGTGCCCGTGCTATTGGTCGTAGCGGTGCTGACGGCGATTGGCAAGGATGCCACCGGAATCCGCTTTGGTACTACGGAAACTGCTTTTCTTGTTCGTCATCGAAATCGACATTAG
- a CDS encoding hypothetical protein (A core mycobacterial gene; conserved in mycobacterial strains (See Marmiesse et al., 2004 PMID:14766927).) yields the protein MRLKPAPSPAAAFAVAGLILAGWAGSVGLAGADPEPAPTPKTAIDSDGTYAVGIDIAPGTYSSAGPVGDGTCYWKRMGNPDGALIDNALSKKPQVVTIEPTDKAFKTHGCQPWQNTGSEGAAPAGVPGPEAGAQLQNQLGILNGLLGPTGGRVPQP from the coding sequence ATGCGCTTGAAGCCAGCCCCATCTCCTGCTGCAGCCTTTGCCGTCGCCGGCCTGATCCTCGCAGGCTGGGCCGGATCCGTGGGCCTCGCCGGCGCCGATCCGGAGCCGGCACCGACACCGAAGACGGCAATTGATAGCGACGGCACCTATGCGGTGGGGATTGACATCGCTCCCGGCACGTACAGCTCCGCGGGACCCGTCGGCGACGGCACCTGCTATTGGAAGCGGATGGGTAACCCCGATGGCGCGCTCATCGATAACGCACTCAGCAAGAAACCACAGGTAGTGACGATTGAGCCGACCGACAAGGCGTTCAAGACGCACGGCTGCCAACCCTGGCAGAACACGGGCAGCGAAGGCGCTGCCCCTGCCGGAGTTCCTGGACCTGAAGCGGGGGCCCAACTACAAAATCAGCTCGGCATCCTCAACGGCTTACTCGGACCGACTGGAGGGCGAGTGCCTCAGCCCTAA
- the cinA gene encoding competence damage-inducible protein CinA — protein sequence MAVSARAGIVITGTEVLTGRVQDRNGPWIADRLLELGVELAHITICGDRPADIEAQLRFMAEQGVDLIVTSGGLGPTADDMTVEVVARYCGRELVLDDELENRIANILKKLMGRNPAIEPANFDSIRAANRKQAMIPAGSQVIDPVGTAPGLVVPGRPAVMVLPGPPRELQPIWSKAIQTAPVQDAIAGRTTYRQETIRIFGLPESSLADTLRDAEAAIPGFDLVEITTCLRRGEIEMVTRFEPNAAQVYTQLARLLRDRHGHQVYSEDGASVDELVAKLLTGRRIATAESCTAGLLAARLTDRPGSSKYVAGAVVAYSNEAKAQLLGVDPALIEAHGAVSEPVAQAMAAGALQGFGADTATAITGIAGPSGGTPEKPVGTVCFTVLLDDGRTTTRTVRLPGNRSDIRERSTTVAMHLLRRTLSGIPGSP from the coding sequence ATGGCGGTGAGCGCACGTGCGGGCATCGTGATCACCGGAACCGAGGTCCTGACCGGGCGGGTCCAAGACCGCAACGGCCCCTGGATCGCCGATCGGCTCCTGGAGCTCGGGGTCGAGTTGGCACACATCACGATCTGCGGCGACCGTCCCGCCGACATCGAGGCACAGCTGCGATTCATGGCTGAGCAGGGTGTGGACCTGATCGTCACCAGCGGCGGCCTGGGGCCGACCGCCGACGATATGACCGTCGAGGTGGTGGCGCGCTATTGCGGGCGCGAGCTGGTGCTGGACGACGAGCTGGAGAACAGGATCGCCAACATCCTCAAGAAGCTGATGGGGCGAAATCCCGCTATTGAACCCGCCAACTTCGACTCCATACGCGCCGCCAACCGCAAACAGGCCATGATTCCGGCCGGATCGCAAGTGATCGATCCGGTGGGCACCGCCCCCGGTCTGGTTGTGCCGGGACGGCCAGCGGTGATGGTGCTTCCCGGGCCACCGCGCGAGCTGCAGCCGATATGGAGCAAGGCCATCCAGACGGCTCCGGTACAGGATGCGATTGCCGGCCGGACGACCTACCGACAGGAGACCATCCGGATCTTCGGCCTGCCGGAGTCTTCTCTGGCCGACACACTGCGTGACGCCGAGGCAGCCATCCCGGGTTTTGACTTAGTCGAGATCACCACCTGCCTGCGGCGCGGCGAGATTGAAATGGTCACTCGCTTTGAACCGAACGCCGCGCAAGTGTACACGCAATTGGCACGGTTATTGCGCGACCGGCACGGCCACCAGGTCTATTCGGAAGACGGTGCGTCCGTGGACGAGCTGGTCGCAAAATTGCTAACTGGCCGCCGGATAGCGACCGCCGAATCCTGCACCGCAGGGTTGCTGGCGGCACGGCTCACCGACCGGCCCGGGTCGTCCAAGTACGTGGCGGGCGCAGTGGTGGCCTACTCTAACGAGGCGAAGGCACAGCTTCTCGGTGTGGATCCGGCGCTGATCGAGGCCCACGGGGCGGTTTCCGAGCCGGTCGCCCAGGCAATGGCAGCGGGGGCGCTGCAAGGCTTCGGCGCCGACACCGCCACCGCGATCACCGGAATTGCGGGTCCGAGTGGGGGAACGCCGGAAAAGCCTGTGGGAACAGTGTGCTTCACCGTCCTGCTGGACGATGGCCGAACAACCACCCGAACCGTGCGGCTGCCCGGGAACCGGTCAGACATTAGGGAGCGCTCGACGACTGTGGCGATGCACCTGCTGCGGCGCACCCTGAGCGGTATCCCGGGCTCACCCTAG